tatgaaaaaatattactttttatgctaagagtatcaccttttattgtgaatatggagGTAGAGTTGACCTGTTTCAGAGATAAATATttataagaccgtctcacaatagattTACTCAAATATTAATTACGATGGAGGTcaaattctttattttttttacacaatATTGCATGGATATATATTGtagcattttaaaacttggatctcAAAAACCATCCAACCATCATTTGAAGTTGTTCTTCaagtaaatatttaatatttaattatttaagctcTATTAATCAAGTTAATTTTGCTCGATTTTATAAAAACTCAATTTAATTTCTCacccaaaaaaaatatattaatggcCTCGTCCTTCCCCTATAAATTCACACCATCCTCCCCACACTACTCTTCAGTTTCACACGAAATTCTAAAAATTACATCTCCCACAAGTGCACTAACAATGGCTTCACTTCTCGGCCTCCTGCAGCTTTCCGTGCTACTACTCATCTCCACAGTCTTTGCTACTGAAAACTCCCGCACACAGTCACAATCCCCGCCGGCTGTCGCTCCGCAGCCGTCTCCCTACCACCACCTTACACCTCCTCCAAGCCCATCACCTGCAGTTAATCAGCCAACTGTCAAGTCTCCGCCGCATCCACCAAGCACCCCACCAGCGACACCGCCTAGCTACCCTCCTCCAACACCAAGAAAATTCGTGGCTGTTCAAGGTGTTGTGTATTGCAAGTCATGCAACTACGTTGGAGTCGATACTCTAATGGGCGCAGCCCCTCTTTCTGGTAATAATTACCTAGCTGAAAAAGAGCCTTTTTTTCAATCATGCATTTCCGTTTTATTTACATTCTTATCACTGCAAATATATTTATTGTGTTTTACTTATTTACAGGAGCGGTGGTGAAGCTGCAATGCAACAACACAAAGTACCACTTAGAAGAACAAGCAATGACCGACAAAAAtggcttcttcttcttcatgcCGCACAAGGTGACGACATCTGGTTCCCACAAATGCAAGGTGTTCCTAGTCTCTTCTCCCCTCTCCATATGTAACGCCCCCACCAACCTCAACAGCGGCGCCACCGGTGCTACTTTAAAGGCCACAAAGCCACCACTCACCACCGGAGACAAAAAGCTCCCCTTCAAGCTCTTCACCGTTGGACCCTTCGCCTTCGAGCCCCTCAAGAAACTGCCATGCAAATGATGATTTGAAGTTTTCTCTGTTTTCTTTGACTGCATTGTGATTTGTCTTATGCCAATGATGCTACTTTTTTTCTGTATTAAGCGAAGAAAATGCGCTCTCTGTTGCagctttaattaaatttgtttttatttcagttacCCTTTTCATGCATGCTTCTTGTGGTACGTGCaactatttatattttaaattgaatccttatcttttatatatatatataaaagcactGTTCCACTCGTGATTTTTCAGTCATAAATGTGAAATCGTGTCAAATGgataaaaatatgaataataATTAATACAACTTTTATTTTGTCTTTGCTGAACAGAAATTTTCTACCcaatttataattaatatttcGGGAATATATAGATTGCAATACCAACGAAGTAGTTCCACAATCTACATGATTGTGTATCAATGAAGCAGTGTTAAAGATCTCTCGATGTAGTGGTAAGAACGTTTGTCCAAAACTCATTATCTTGATATATCATAAACAAAAAACTCTCTGGAGTTAAAGATGAATATGcacatattattaaattaaatatgttgATGCAGGGCAGAGTCTTGATTGAATGAGCAAGTGTGTCAAAAATGGCAGACACGTTTTAATGAGTTTGTGAGGCAATGTTTGTACTTTGCAGGCGACGCCTCAAAGTGTTTATTTTGCTATTTACGAGCGTATCCGATGCTTCCTCCGTCCTAAAGCACAGCGTTCGGTTtgaattaaattattttcttcAGATACAACGAGCTAGAGGATTGGGATACCATACAATCCCAAACAGGTTTTGATATTACATCAAGAAAATGTTGgcattttaatatataataaaatcatacCCTCTTTGGGAATATCACCGCTCCCTTTGAAATTTGtataatttgatatcatttttaaGCATACAAAAAAGAGCCCACTAAGCAACAAAGAAGCGAAACTTTAAGTGCTCTCTTCAG
This window of the Primulina tabacum isolate GXHZ01 chromosome 4, ASM2559414v2, whole genome shotgun sequence genome carries:
- the LOC142541455 gene encoding pistil-specific extensin-like protein, which gives rise to MASLLGLLQLSVLLLISTVFATENSRTQSQSPPAVAPQPSPYHHLTPPPSPSPAVNQPTVKSPPHPPSTPPATPPSYPPPTPRKFVAVQGVVYCKSCNYVGVDTLMGAAPLSGAVVKLQCNNTKYHLEEQAMTDKNGFFFFMPHKVTTSGSHKCKVFLVSSPLSICNAPTNLNSGATGATLKATKPPLTTGDKKLPFKLFTVGPFAFEPLKKLPCK